In a single window of the Anabas testudineus chromosome 17, fAnaTes1.2, whole genome shotgun sequence genome:
- the mbd3a gene encoding methyl-CpG-binding domain protein 3a has product MERNSVPVKHILNKPQIVRGLGSNLHTDVNSSHSRAGRLLPTKVHHSRNKHLYNTNYHMKAKPDLNTTLPVRQTASIFKQPVTKVTNHPNNKVKTDPQKAVDQPKQLFWEKKLSGLNAFDIAEELVKTMELPKGLQGVGPSCSDKTLLSAIASALHTSPSPVTGQLTTAVEKNPGVWLNTSQPLCKAFLVTDDDIRKQEDLVQNVRRRLEEALMADMLAHIEDRAADTAANKVEEKVEKVDKEEL; this is encoded by the exons TGTACCTGTCAAGCATATTCTCAACAAGCCTCAAATAGTACGAGGTTTAGGAAGCAACCTCCACACAGATGTGAATTCCAGCCACTCCCGGGCTGGACGATTACTTCCGACCAAAGTGcatcacagcagaaacaaacatctgtaCAACACCAACTATCACATGAAG GCCAAGCCCGATTTAAACACAACACTACCAGTACGACAGACGGCATCCATCTTCAAACAGCCAGTGACCAAGGTAACAAATCATCCCAACAACAAGGTGAAGACGGACCCGCAGAAGGCTGTGGACCAACCAAAACAA CTGTTCTGGGAGAAGAAGTTGAGTGGGTTAAATGCATTTGATATTGCAGAGGAGCTGGTAAAAACAATGGAACTTCCCAAAGGCCTACAGG GTGTTGGGCCCTCCTGTTCAGATAAAACATTGCTTTCTGCGATTGCCAGTGCCCTGCACACGAGCCCCTCACCTGTCACTGGACAGCTCACCACTGCTGTGGAGAAAAATCCTGGAGTCTGGCTCAACACATCACAGCCTCTTTGCAAAGCCTTTTTAGTGACTGATGATGACATCAG GAAGCAGGAGGACTTGGTGCAGAATGTGAGGAGGCGGCTTGAGGAAGCCCTTATGGCTGATATGTTGGCTCATATAGAGGACAGggctgcagacacagcagccaACAAAGTTGAAGAGAAGGTTGAGAAGGTGGACAAGGAGGAATTATAG
- the LOC113172157 gene encoding RNA-binding protein MEX3B, with protein sequence MPSPLFHPEIMDHDVVISSQHNGVGLPRDTDQESRDEDHQEALRFALDQLSLMALEKVDCGGGGGGLVDTLDGTQGPGSESCNGVGGGGYVDLQMLEHPSGSRDSPSSCSPSPEYYGSGGYHMAGSHSMLHGEQSSVLCNRKRSVNMTECVPVPSSEHVAEIVGRQGCKIKALRAKTNTYIKTPVRGEDPVFIVTGRREDVEMAKREIVSAAEHFSMIRASRCKAGGPGGSGSLPGPPHLPGQTTIQVRVPYRVVGLVVGPKGATIKRIQQQTHTYIVTPSREKDPVFEVTGMPENVDRAREEIETHITLRTGTFVDLQGDNDFHTNGTDVSLEGLGSLSGGLGASLWSRATSHHSAPPPPPPSPPPPIPMSMHHSSSRKMSSSVAYHTHNGGMSSDSYSTTRKANEGGSPTSPFSTGSSSAGAGFTFGGDSTPGLASSDELGFEFSASNIWAPFINGGTGNKTTGSSQQQPLRRNSSGLSGGAITPRLSPTLPQDTGPLDHPLARRAQSDPLSTLSWLQSSSAGSGSFSGASSSSSGGSSTGYSSCSASSLPGGSPTDSEGGSSGVGLNSGMLSRLKGSSGPGVAGLVGVGSGANRDCFVCFESEVTAALVPCGHNLFCMECAGQICQSAEPECPVCHTPTTQCIRIFS encoded by the exons ATGCCTAGCCCTTTATTCCACCCCGAGATTATGGACCACGACGTGGTGATCAGCAGCCAGCACAACGGGGTCGGTCTGCCCCGAGATACAGACCAGGAGAGCCGGGATGAGGACCACCAGGAGGCTCTCCGCTTCGCCCTGGACCAGCTGTCACTCATGGCCCTGGAGAAGGTGGACTgtggcggcggcggcggcgggcTGGTCGACACTCTAGATGGGACTCAGGGTCCGGGCTCTGAGAGCTGCAACGGCGTGGGTGGAGGGGGCTATGTGGACCTACAGATGCTGGAGCACCCCAGCGGGTCTCGAGACTCGCCGTCATCCTGCTCTCCATCCCCGGAGTACTACGGCTCGGGCGGGTACCACATGGCCGGTTCGCACTCCATGCTCCACGGGGAACAAAGCTCCGTCCTCTGCAACAGGAAAAGAAGTGTCAACATGACCGAGTGTGTGCCTGTGCCCAGCTCCGAGCATGTGGCCGAGATAGTGGGGAGACAAG GTTGTAAGATCAAGGCCTTGCGTGCCAAAACAAACACCTATATAAAGACTCCAGTGAGGGGTGAGGATCCCGTGTTCATTGTGACGGGACGAAGAGAGGACGTGGAGATGGCCAAACGTGAAATTGTCTCTGCAGCCGAGCATTTCTCTATGATCCGGGCATCTCGCTGCAAAGCTGGAGGACCTGGAGGAAGCGGCTCTCTCCCCGGACCACCACACCTACCTGGACAGACCACCATACAG GTGAGGGTGCCCTATAGAGTAGTTGGTTTAGTTGTTGGACCAAAGGGAGCAACTATCAAGCGCATCCAGCAGCAGACTCACACCTACATTGTGACACCGAGTCGAGAAAAAGACCCGGTGTTCGAGGTGACCGGGATGCCAGAAAACGTGGATCGAGCAAGAGAGGAGATCGAGACCCACATCACCCTGCGAACTGGAACTTTTGTAGATCTGCAGGGAGACAACGACTTCCACACCAACGGCACTGACGTTAGTCTGGAAGGCCTGGGCTCCCTGAGCGGAGGGCTGGGGGCATCTCTGTGGTCCAGGGCTACCAGCCACCATTctgcccctcctcctccaccaccatctcctcctcctcctattCCCATGTCAATGCACCACTCCTCCAGCCGCAAGATGTCCTCTTCAGTGGCCTATCACACGCACAATGGTGGGATGAGTTCCGACAGCTACAGCACCACCCGCAAGGCCAACGAGGGAGGCAGCCCCACCAGCCCATTTAGCACAGGCTCCAGCAGTGCTGGAGCAGGATTCACTTTCGGGGGCGACTCCACCCCAGGGTTGGCATCCTCAGATGAACTGGGCTTTGAGTTCAGTGCTTCCAACATCTGGGCGCCTTTCATCAACGGTGGAACAGGCAATAAGACGACCGGCTCCTCCCAGCAGCAGCCTCTCCGTCGCAACAGCAGCGGCCTCAGTGGCGGTGCCATCACTCCACGATTGTCTCCAACTCTGCCTCAGGACACAGGCCCCCTGGATCATCCACTAGCCCGTCGTGCACAGAGCGACCCCCTCAGCACTCTTTCCTGGCTACAGTCCAGCAGCGCAGGAAGCGGCTCTTTCTCTGGAGCGTCTAGCTCCAGTTCCGGCGGCTCATCAACGGGTTACTCCTcctgctctgcctcctccctGCCCGGCGGCTCTCCCACTGACTCAGAAGGAGGCAGCAGCGGCGTGGGCCTCAACTCTGGGATGCTGAGCCGGCTGAAAGGCAGCTCCGGCCCTGGAGTGGCTGGTCTGGTCGGCGTTGGCTCTGGTGCCAACAGGgactgctttgtgtgttttgagagTGAGGTGACAGCAGCCCTGGTGCCTTGTGGCCACAACCTGTTCTGCATGGAGTGCGCCGGGCAAATCTGCCAGTCAGCTGAGCCAGAGTGCCCCGTCTGCCACACCCCCACTACACAGTGCATCCGCATCTTCTCCTAA